From one Triticum aestivum cultivar Chinese Spring chromosome 4B, IWGSC CS RefSeq v2.1, whole genome shotgun sequence genomic stretch:
- the LOC123089782 gene encoding uncharacterized protein, whose product MAIPPKNALYFLLLVSSFILGAMADLALSCPSRCEVELQWTLYARQIGGGANANQEEMVHSVHPTTGFGTIVVNNWDVLDAPLPNAAIVARARGTHTKAGPAAGDWFTSLSIVFEGARFNGSTFQVMGITNTDGLWAIVGGTKELSRADGTIKHTLLRATALENYRQLDIRAFYTPPAVNANGIAAQ is encoded by the exons ATGGCCATTCCTCCTAAAAATGCTCTCTACTTCCTGCTGCTCGTCTCCAGCTTCATCCTTGGCGCCATGGCGGATCTAGCCTTATCATGCCCTTCCCGCTGTGAAGTGGAGCTACAATGGACCTTATACGCGCGGCAGATTGGGGGCGGAGCAAACGCGAACCAGGAAGAGATGGTTCACTCCGTGCACCCCACCACAGGATTTGGTACGATCGTCGTCAACAACTGGGATGTGCTCGACGCGCCTCTGCCTAACGCAGCCATAGTTGCCCGTGCAAGAGGCACTCACACCAAGGCTGGCCCAGCCGCCGGTGACTGGTTCACTTCTCTCAGCATAGTCTTCGAGGGAGCCAG GTTCAATGGGTCGACCTTTCAAGTCATGGGGATCACCAATACAGATGGTCTGTGGGCTATTGTTGGCGGTACCAAAGAATTGTCCAGGGCAGATGGCACCATTAAACATACTCTGTTAAGGGCGACGGCCCTTGAGAACTATAGACAACTTGATATTCGTGCATTCTATACCCCGCCTGCG GTTAATGCAAATGGTATTGCTGCCCAGTAA